The DNA window CGGCCGTCCCAGAACTCCTCGTGCGCCGCGAGCAACTCCCCCAGCACCTCGGCGTACCGATCCTGGGGGAACGGGACGATGTCCGTGGGCATGCCTACTCCCTGACCTGGGGGTTTGGCGTGGGGAGCGGGCGACGAGAATCGAACTCGCGTAGCCAGTTTGGAAGACTGGGGCTCTACCATTGAGCTACGCCCGCGTGGTTGTGCACAGACATGATCGCATGCGCCGGGCTGAACGCACGAGCAGGTATCCCGTCCACTAAACTCGCAGGCGGAACCGCAGACAAGAGCGTAGCGTCACGTCTCGCGGACCCGCGGGGAGTGGCGCAGCTTGGCAGCGCGTCGGCTTTGGGTGCCGAAGGCCGGGGGTTCAAATCCCCCCTCCCCGACGAGCTAGACCTGTGTGCTGACCACGGCAGCGTGCGAGCCCGGGGGGCGACCCCCGGACCCTCGCGTGTCGCTGGCGTACACTGCCCACGGCGCCGGTGCCGCATACCCGCAGGCCAGTGAGCGCGCCACACCACCTGTCGTAATGCCGAGGAGATTCACCATCGTGAAGAGCGCCGTCGAGACCCTGAGCCCGACGCGGGTCCGGCTGACCGTCGAGGTTCCGTTCGAGGAGCTGAAGCCGAACCTCGACGCCGCGTACAAGGAGATCGCGAAGCAGGTGACGATCCCCGGTTTCCGCAAGGGCAGGATCCCGCCGCCGATCATCGACCAGCGCGTCGGTCGCAGCTTCGTGCTCGACCAGGCGATCAACGACGCGCTCCCCGCGCTCTACTCGAGCGCGGTCCAGGAGACGCAGGTCGAGCCGGTCGGCCAGCCGGAGGTCAAGCTCGACGACGAGTTCGTCGACGGCGGCGAGTTCAAGTTCACCGCCGAGGTCGACGTACGTCCGGAGATCACGCTGCCCGAGTACCAGGGCATCGAGGCGAGCGTCGACGCGTTCGAGATCGCCGAGAGCGAGGTCGACGAGCAGGTCGAGTCGCTGCGTGAGCGGTTCGGCTCGCTGCAGACCGTCGAACGTCCCGCGCAGGACGGCGACCACGTCAGCCTCGATCTGTCCGCGAGCAAGGACGGCGAGCCCGTCGAGAACGCCCAGCTCACCGGCTACAGCTACAAGCTCGCCGGCAACTCCGAGCTGGTCGAGGGTCTCGACGACGTGCTCCGCGGCAAGCAGGCCGGCGACACGGCGACGTTCGTCAGCAAGCTCCCGGCCGGTGACCTCGCCGACCAGGAGGTCGACATCACCGTCACCGTGCAGTCGGTGAAGGAGCAGCAGCTGCCCGACCTGGACGACGAGTTCGCCCAGCTGGCCACGGAGTTCGACACGCTCGACGAGGTGCGCGCGGATCTCAGTGAGCGGCTCGAGCGGAGCAAGCGCATCGAGCAGGCCCGCGAGGCCCGCGACGCGGTGCTGCTCAAGCTGCTCGAGGCGGTCGACGTACCCCTCCCCGAGGCCGCGCTCGCTCAGGACATCGAGCAGCGGCACGACAACCTCCGCCACCAGCTCGGGCACGCCGGCCTGACCGAGGAGCAGTACCTCCAGGCCGAAGGCCAGACGGAGGAGGAGTTCGCCGCCGACCTCGAGAAGCGTGCGCGGGACGCGATGAAGGCGGAGTTCATCCTCGACGAGCTCGGCAAGAAGGAAGAGCTGTCGGTCAGCGAGGACGACCTCACCAGCCAGATCGTGATGCGGGCGCAGCAGGTGGGCGTGAGCCCGAACGAGTACGCCGACCTCGCGATGAAGCAGGGCATGGTCCCCAGCCTCGTCCGCGAGGTGGTGCGCAACAAGGCGCTCAACCTGGTGATCGACAGCGCGACCGTGACCGACAACAACGGCCAGCCGATCGAGCTCAAGTGGCTCCGCCCCGACGGCACGATCGTGCCGGAGGACGAGCGGAACGCCGACGCCGAGGCCGACGGGTCTTCGGAGTCCGACGAGAACTAGCACCACGAACGTCCGACGACCGCACCTGCCCACCTGGCCGGTGCGGTCGTCGCGTTTCTACGCCGGATCGTCGAGGTAGACCGTGCAGAAGAACGGCAACCCGAGTCTGCCGAGGCACCCGGTCGCCTCGGGGCTGAGCCAGAAACCTCCCTGCGTGGAGTCGGACGACACATAGCACCAGAGCTCCAGCTCGAAGTTCTCGCGCAGCTCCCTCAGCCGGTCTTCGCGACCATTGAACGCGCTGAGCAGGTCGAGCAAGGCGGCGTTCAGCGGCTCCGGTCCATCGGCGAGCTCACGTTCGAGTTCCCAGCCTGCTCCGTCGTGCCGCCGTCCGGTGAAGCCGTTGCCGACGAGGTCGCCGATCTCCCAGGATCGGGTGGGGACCAGTCCGATCCATTCGCCGAACCAGGCCGCCGTTCGCGTCGCGCTCTTCG is part of the Tenggerimyces flavus genome and encodes:
- the tig gene encoding trigger factor, with product MKSAVETLSPTRVRLTVEVPFEELKPNLDAAYKEIAKQVTIPGFRKGRIPPPIIDQRVGRSFVLDQAINDALPALYSSAVQETQVEPVGQPEVKLDDEFVDGGEFKFTAEVDVRPEITLPEYQGIEASVDAFEIAESEVDEQVESLRERFGSLQTVERPAQDGDHVSLDLSASKDGEPVENAQLTGYSYKLAGNSELVEGLDDVLRGKQAGDTATFVSKLPAGDLADQEVDITVTVQSVKEQQLPDLDDEFAQLATEFDTLDEVRADLSERLERSKRIEQAREARDAVLLKLLEAVDVPLPEAALAQDIEQRHDNLRHQLGHAGLTEEQYLQAEGQTEEEFAADLEKRARDAMKAEFILDELGKKEELSVSEDDLTSQIVMRAQQVGVSPNEYADLAMKQGMVPSLVREVVRNKALNLVIDSATVTDNNGQPIELKWLRPDGTIVPEDERNADAEADGSSESDEN
- a CDS encoding DUF4279 domain-containing protein; amino-acid sequence: MAVAEGLVTFVAKSATRTAAWFGEWIGLVPTRSWEIGDLVGNGFTGRRHDGAGWELERELADGPEPLNAALLDLLSAFNGREDRLRELRENFELELWCYVSSDSTQGGFWLSPEATGCLGRLGLPFFCTVYLDDPA